The genomic DNA TTAATTATTATCGCCACCCATTAATTAGTAAACTAAGTTTGCCAATTAATGGGTGGCGGTTTTCTTGTGAAATGCAATAATCACCCGTGATGCCGATTTCTATTCTATAATTGAATAAAGCTTGTCATCGTGAATCTGATGGTAGGAAAATTATGGCTGCTAGATTTTCGTGATTAATGGGGAGGGTGTCAGTATGAATTATCGAAAATTAATCGTGCTACCACTGGCGGTATTATTAGTTGGTTGCGCGCCACAAACGCAAAGTAGTCAGTCAGCTGCTAGTCAAAGTACGACGATTACTAGTAAGGCTAGTGACAACAGTTCGAAACAGTCAAAATCTAAGACTGCTAATCAGTCTGATAGTAGTACTAAGGCCCAGTCCAGTCGTTCAACAACAGCAGGACAGTCGAAGGCGGCCGGTACTTCTAGTAGCACCTCAGCATCGAATTCGACCGCTGCCACGCGGTTAACGATGCTTAATCAGCAATTAACCAAAGCATTGGGATCTCAGATATTGGTCCCCAAAAAGGATGGCTTAGCCAGTGGGAGTGCCAAGTTAAACATGCGTTACCAAGGCGACAACCAGAACTACACGGTTAAATATAGTGTTGGTCAACAAGCCAAGCCATTTAATGATACGGCAGTAGCGGATGAAACGGCTTATGCAACCGTCACTAAAACGACCTATCCATCAGCAAACACCGCGGCTAAACAGGTTGGTTACCGTGATAATAAGTCAGCAGCCGGTCTACCAACAGTGGCTTTGGGCCACCAGATTACGGCACACATTGATTCGGGTGCTGGTCAGCGATATATTATTTGGAACGAGGGGCGATGGTCGTTAACCGTGCACACGAATATGATGCACAATGACGCCGGTATCGCTTTAGCCAAGCAGACCGTTAACACCTTTGAGACTGTCTACTTGCCGGCCCCACAGTCAGTCGGTGCTATTACTTTTGAAGCTATTTCGTCAGGTGGATTGGATCAAGTTATTCAGTGGCAAAGTGGTAAGGTCGTTTATAAAGTCAGTGCTCGTGATACGACAACGGCCATCAAGATGGCAGCAAGTATGCAGTAACAGGCGTACCAAGGTCAAAATCGTCCCAGCCTAATCAGGTTGACTTAGTGAAGTAAAGCTAAGTCAAAAAGACTAAATAGCAGTGTAATTGCCCTTAACGGCTAACCACACTGCTGTTTAGTCTTTTTTTGATCAATAACCGGTTTAAGAGATGGTGGTACACAGTCAATAAATAATAGCCGTCATCAATTAATGGGTCAGCGGGGGCTGGCGTAATTGCTGTTCAATTGACTGGGTCGTTTTTAAGATGAGTGCTTGATCACTCAATGGCATGATACGATGGTGAGTGAGTACCGCTGAATCAGTTAATGCTTGGTAAACTTCGGTGGCAACGACCCAACACGTATTGGTATCGTAATCGTGGGCGTGGAGTAAATCATAGCCATCACTTGTGTCTAAATAGACTTGAAAGCCAATTCCTAGTCGTGCTTGTAACCGTTTCGCATAGCGTTGATAAAGCGCACGGTTAGCCACCGGATCCCTAGTTGGGCCAATAATCCGATCACCTAGTTGTAAGTTAGGCACTAAGCGCACTTGCATGGTCAGCGCCTCCTTTGCGTTGAAAATCATAATCTTATTTTAGCTTAATCACTTGACAAAATAAAGGAACTCAACAACTAAAGTCTAATTGATGAGTTCCTTTATTGTAATGATTTAGGCGAGCAGATGAAGGAGTCCCCAGCCAGCAATTCCAATTAGCAAGGCATAGCCAAGTCCAGGTAACAATGTTTTTCGTAAGATAGCACCTTCCTGCCCGCTCAGGCCAACTACCGAGCTGACAGCAACAATGTTGTGCACACATACCATGTTACCAGCCGCGGCGCCAACGAGTTGAGCAGCAAGAATCACCGTTGTGCTGAGACTAGCATTGGTTGCAATGTCAGCCTGAATCTGGGCAAAGGTCAGGGTCGAAACCGTCGTACTACCAGTTACAAAGGCACCTAGTTGTCCGAGAAACGGTGCCATGATTACCCAAACATCGGCCAGATATTTAGCGATAAACTTGGCGATGTACATCGGCATACTTGGCAGATTAGCTTGGTTCAAGCCAGAGTTGGTGAAGACTTGAACCATGATTAAGGTTACACCCAGCGCGATAGCAGTGTTTCCCATCGAACGGATGACTGAGCCTGCGGTGGGGAGCAAAGGCTTTAATGAGCGGGCCTGGACCAGTAGACCAATAATGGCCGCGATTGCTAGAATCGTCCCTGGCGAGTAGAGTAGCTCCCAGTCGGAGTTGATCTGGCTGTAGCCCAAGATATTCGTCCAGGACAGATTCGCATAGCGGATCAATACTTGTTTTAGCGGTGCAATGACTCGACTAGCGAGTAATAAGATGACGACTAGTAAGTAAGGAAACCAGGCGACAATTAAGCTCATCTGACTGGGCGCTGGTGTCTTTGCCGCCACAGCGGTTGTTCGCCAAGGGTGGGTTTTAAGCTGATTTGGTAATAACCAATGTAGGCGAATCGTAATGATGGCAACAATTAGTGTGCCCAGCGGGGCAATGATTGAAACAAATTCATAGCCAATGAACAACGCACTTAATAATGCGAGCCCACTATAGACAAAACCTATCAGTAAGGCCCATGGCAAAAGGGTTAGCCAACTTTTTAGTCGATTATCTTTAGGACCAAACCACATAATGAGAATTAAAATCAGGACAGCGGGCATTAACGCCCCCACAAAGAGATCGAGTTGGGTGATTCGTAAGCCAATCAAGTTCAAAACATGTGTTTTTTCAGTAACGTTGCTTAATCCGACAGTTAGCGGTGTGCCGACCGCACCAAACGCGGCGGGGGTTGAGTCAGCTACAAGGGCCAAGATAACAGCAGCCATTGGCGAAAAGCCTAGTGCGATTAACAACGGTGCGGTAACCATGGCGGGGGTGCCAAAGCCGGAAACACCTTCAATTAGGCCACCGAACAAGAACGCTACCAGAACTGTTTGTAATCGCATGTCAGCAGATAAGCTTTGAAAGCCTTGATTGATACGATCAATGGCTCCCGTTGCTCGTAAGCAGTTCAACATAAGGAGTGCTCCAAATAAGATCCATAAAATTGGCAGCGCTTTGTGAAGCGCTTGTAGAATCGAAGCAGTCAGTACGGATGGACTGAGGTGCCAGAAAAAATAACCGGTTATGATGACGACAAGGGCACTAAGCCCCATGCCGCGGGTTGCTGACAGATTCAGTCCTCCCAATAGAATTAAGGGCAGGATGATCGCGGCGCTAGCAATAAATATCATGGTCGTGAAAGCCTCCTTTGGCGATGATCAAGATTGCGGATGCGCCTTAGTAAAATAGCGCTGCCCGTAGAGTGTGATTAATGAAATAATGAGTGAAATGGCTGTTAATGGCCATACCATACCCATTAGGTAGGTCGTTTTCAAAGCGGCTGAAGTCGGGGCAAAAAAGTTCAATAAAGCTAGTTGTTTAAAGCGGCTAATGATAACTAGTAACCCGAAGAAGCATAGCTGACAAAGTAGGCCACCATACGTTGAAAATCGGTATTTATGGATGATAGCCAGATCCGGATCATCAATTTCAGTCGCATAGACACTAGTATTGATGGCTGGATTTTCAAAGCCAACGTATAGTGAGATCAATAGTAACCCAATAACGTAAAGACTTGGCTGAGCGGTTACGACTAGGAGGTGTCCTAAGATCAGACCACCGCGTGCCATAATTGTTGCTCGCTGTGAATCATGCTGTCCTAGCAATTGATATAACGGGCGGCCTGTTTCAAAACCGAGTAGGTAAATGGCGAAGACAAGGTACATGCCCATTTTGCCAAAGATAAAGACGCCGAAGAAGCTATTAAAAAGTAAGACAAAGCTGAGTAGAAAACCGCGATTGACGATGCGTAACTTATTGGCCGGCATTGCTTGCCAATCCGCGGCTAACTCAAGATTCAGTAAGACAATGGCAACAACAATAATGCCCAGTACTGCTGGTAATGCAATTTGCAACGTGGCCTTTCGTAAGAGAGTCAGTAAGCCGATTGCTGCAAAAAACACGATGAATACTATGACACGCCATGGCTTGATTGGCCGTACTTGAGCAATGTTGTGGTCAGTATAAAATGCCAGTGAGAACTGACTAAGCAAGTGCCCAGCAGGTAGCGCAATAACGAATAATAACGCCAATAGAACAAAGGCAAGTCGATAACCCCAATTTAAAGCAAAATCCAAGCCAAACAAAATGCCAAGTGCTAAAAAGATTAACCAATAGAACTTCTTTAACTTGAAATCAGTCTGTGCTGATAAGTGCAGTTTGATGGTAAGGTAGTAGGGCCAAATGTTGGCGGATGTGTAGCCTAAACATAAAGCCCCCATTAGTACAATTACTAGATTAGTAGTCAAACTAAACAGCAAACTACCGAGCGCACCCAACCAGAGGCAAATTAACAAGTAACTACTAGCTTTGAGATTTAAGTGTTTGGTGCTAAAAACACTAGCAGCACGCGCAACATAGAAGACAACGATTGCAGCTAAGTAGTTGGTATTGTGTGTTTGTTGGTACTTGAAGAGAATCAAAACGTAGGGCAAGACGATTCCCACGTTAGCCAAAAAATTAAGCGTAGCTACGGAGAAGTCTAATCCGGAGTGTCGTAAACGAGTCAAAAATAATCACAACCATTTCGTTAGTTTTCTAGGCTTAGTATACCAATTAATGGACACAAACGGTGGGAAAAGGTATGTTTAATCGCATCAACTTGGAGGATTTATAGGTATGATAAAGTAGAATTATTAAAATAATAGTACAGGTTTACTTTAACTTAAATAATAAAAACAAAATTCTTACCAACATCATCACAATTTTGTCATATTTATTCACAAAAAACATAAAATTCTTATTTATCATTATCCTCATAATTTAAATAATGAATGGAGTTATGCAAATATGATTTATGCTCAAATTTTAGCTGGTGGTAAGGGTACCCGAATGGGGAACGTCCCAATGCCTAAGCAATTCCTATTATTAGCAGATAAACCAATCTTGATTCATACAATTGAAAAATTTACACTAGAAAGTCGTTTCGATGCTATTTTAGTTGTCTGTCCGGTTGACTGGATTAGCCATACTGAAGACTTAATCAAAAAGTACATTACCGATGACCGAGTACGGATTGTTACTGGTGGATCCGACCGAAACGAGACTTTGATGAGCGGAATTGCATATATTCAGAAACAATACGGGATTCATGATGATGATGTTGTTGTAACACATGATGCAGTTCGGCCATTTATAACACAACGGATAATCAATGACAATATTGAAGCTGTCTTAACACATAAAGCAGTCGACACTGTAGTACCGGCAATTGATACAATCGTCCGGGGTACTGACAAACAAGTTATTGATATTCCCGTACGCTCAGAAATGTATCAGGGCCAAACACCACAAAGCTTCCATATTCAGACATTAATTGATTCATACCAAGCACTCAGTACCACACAAAAAGAAACGCTGTCTGACTCGTGCAAAATTTGCTCTTTAGCGGGGCAATCAATTAGTTTAGTACTTGGTGAAAATTACAATTTTAAGATTACAACACCGTTTGATTTACGAGTTGCATCAGCTTTAGTAGAGGAGAGGTCATAAGATGTTAAATCAAGTTTATCGCTTAATCCGCCCTCGCCAATTTGAGGTTGAGACAGTTGCAGAAAAAATCGGTACTGACGACATCATTGTGCGTCCTAAGTTCTTATCAATCTGTCATGCAGACACTCGTTACTTTTTTGGCCAACGTTCACAAACTGCATTACGTGCCAAACTTCCAATGGCACTGATCCATGAAGCCGTGGGTGAAGTCGTGTTTGACCCACAAAATGTATTTAAAGCAGGAACATTGGTTGCAATGGTACCGAACACTCCAGTTACAAAAGATTCGATTATTCAAGAAAATTATCTACCCTCATCCAAGTTCCGTTCAAGTGGCTATGACGGATTTATGCAAGAATACGTTTGTTTACGGCGAGATCGAGCAGTAGTTGTCCCAACCGATTTTGACCAGCATATGTCTGCCTTTATTGAAATGATTTCCGTTGGCGTTCAGGCACTGACAAAGCTGGAAAACACTATGGATGATGATAAACGAATTATCGGTATCTGGGGAGACGGAAATCTCGGCTATATCACGGCCACACTTGTCAAACAAATTTTCCCTGACAGTCAATTGTTAGTGTTCGGTCGACATCAGTCTAAATTAGATTATTTTTCATTTGCTGACAAAACTTATCTTGTCGATGATATTTCTCCCGATATTAAAGTTAGTCAGGCGTTGGAATGCACAGGCGGACAAGGCAGTGAAACTGCTATTCAGCAAATTATCCAACATATTCAGCCAATGGGAACCGCTATTCTTATGGGAGTCTCCGAGAATCCTGTTGGTATTGATACTCGTTCAGTTCTTGCAGAAGGGCTGACATTGCGGGGGGTTAGTCGTAGTAGCCGAGAAGATTTCAAGCGAGCCATTAAGATTCTGTCTTCTAGTTCAGTCACTCGTGAACGCTTACAGAATTTAGTTGGTGTTGTCAAAAAGGTCAGCACTATTCAAGATATCACTAACTTTTTTGATGGCGCCGTAACTAACTATTGGGGCAAGGAGGTGATGGAATGGGACGTTTAAAGACTTTAAAGCTCGTGTTACTACACACGAGCTTTAATTTTCTCTATCAAACATTTTATAAAATGTTTGGACCTAAAAAAGGGCGCATTACGTTAGCAACAATGCGTAGCGACCAATTAAATGATAATTTAAAAGCTCTCCATCAGGGGCTATTGATGACTGATATTAATCAGATTAAGATATTTTGCTATCATTATGACCGTACGTTTTCTGGTAAATTAGGATTCTTACTCGCCTCAATTAAAGCACTGTACCTAATTGCGAGATCTGATGTGTTTGTCATTGATGATTACTTTTTTCCGCTATATGCAATTCACAAGCACGAGGACAATCAAGTGGTACAATTATGGCATGCAATTGGGTCCTTAAAAAAATTTGGATTAAGTTTACCAGATGCTAATCAAAGCGTTATGCGGCCACACACGAACTATGATTGGGTCTTGATTAATGCTAAAACGGATCAGCGGGCATATTTGGACGCCATGGCCATTGATGAAGCCCATGTCTTGGCAATCGGTTCCCCAATGGTCGATGATTTGCTCAACCGCCTGCCACAGTGCAATTCTGCTGTTCGCCGTATTTTATATTCACCTACTTATCGGCCTGGCGCCCAAGGTAAACAACAAGTTATGAATTATGTTAAGAATATGATTGATGCTTGTCAACAGTTAACCGGCCAATGGGAAATTTATATTTCACTACACCCATATTTAAAACTTACGGCCATGGCCCTACCAAAAAATGTTCATATTTTTCAAGATGCGGAGAAAGTTAAGACACTAATGCCAACTGTTGATTTATTTATTACTGATTATTCATCATTATCGTTGACGTTCAGTTATTTTGAACGGCCTATTTTACTTTATACGCCCGATTATGATACTTACATGCAAACTTCTGGATTTTACGTCGATTACTATCAATATTTAAAAGCACCTTATTTTAACCAAGCTACTCAGGTTGTAAATTATATTAATAATAAATTGGATCACATGGATTTGTCCTATGTACGCCACTTAAAACAAAAGACATTTCCACATCAAGATGGCCGTAACACCGGACGGGTTGTTCAATTTGTTAAAAAATTAACAAGGGAGAATAATAAATGATACAACGATTAAAACGAATTGCACGCCGAATCATATATGGACGCAAACAACCTCAATACACTGATACCGAAGCTATATCTGACACACCCACCGCCAACGAAAATATTGCTTTTTTGAATACATTACGAATTGAAAAGGATGCTGAATCATTAATCAAGCGCCAAGTTACTAAATTAGCATTCAATAGTTCTTATTTAGTCATTGAGGGAACTGCTTGGTTTGAAAACTATCCAGAGCAAGATACTGAGCGGATTATCAAAAGCCTTGTATTAACTAATGATATGGGCGAAG from Lactiplantibacillus paraplantarum includes the following:
- a CDS encoding L-lactate permease is translated as MIFIASAAIILPLILLGGLNLSATRGMGLSALVVIITGYFFWHLSPSVLTASILQALHKALPILWILFGALLMLNCLRATGAIDRINQGFQSLSADMRLQTVLVAFLFGGLIEGVSGFGTPAMVTAPLLIALGFSPMAAVILALVADSTPAAFGAVGTPLTVGLSNVTEKTHVLNLIGLRITQLDLFVGALMPAVLILILIMWFGPKDNRLKSWLTLLPWALLIGFVYSGLALLSALFIGYEFVSIIAPLGTLIVAIITIRLHWLLPNQLKTHPWRTTAVAAKTPAPSQMSLIVAWFPYLLVVILLLASRVIAPLKQVLIRYANLSWTNILGYSQINSDWELLYSPGTILAIAAIIGLLVQARSLKPLLPTAGSVIRSMGNTAIALGVTLIMVQVFTNSGLNQANLPSMPMYIAKFIAKYLADVWVIMAPFLGQLGAFVTGSTTVSTLTFAQIQADIATNASLSTTVILAAQLVGAAAGNMVCVHNIVAVSSVVGLSGQEGAILRKTLLPGLGYALLIGIAGWGLLHLLA
- a CDS encoding IspD/TarI family cytidylyltransferase translates to MIYAQILAGGKGTRMGNVPMPKQFLLLADKPILIHTIEKFTLESRFDAILVVCPVDWISHTEDLIKKYITDDRVRIVTGGSDRNETLMSGIAYIQKQYGIHDDDVVVTHDAVRPFITQRIINDNIEAVLTHKAVDTVVPAIDTIVRGTDKQVIDIPVRSEMYQGQTPQSFHIQTLIDSYQALSTTQKETLSDSCKICSLAGQSISLVLGENYNFKITTPFDLRVASALVEERS
- a CDS encoding ribitol-5-phosphate dehydrogenase; this translates as MLNQVYRLIRPRQFEVETVAEKIGTDDIIVRPKFLSICHADTRYFFGQRSQTALRAKLPMALIHEAVGEVVFDPQNVFKAGTLVAMVPNTPVTKDSIIQENYLPSSKFRSSGYDGFMQEYVCLRRDRAVVVPTDFDQHMSAFIEMISVGVQALTKLENTMDDDKRIIGIWGDGNLGYITATLVKQIFPDSQLLVFGRHQSKLDYFSFADKTYLVDDISPDIKVSQALECTGGQGSETAIQQIIQHIQPMGTAILMGVSENPVGIDTRSVLAEGLTLRGVSRSSREDFKRAIKILSSSSVTRERLQNLVGVVKKVSTIQDITNFFDGAVTNYWGKEVMEWDV
- a CDS encoding CDP-glycerol glycerophosphotransferase family protein is translated as MGRLKTLKLVLLHTSFNFLYQTFYKMFGPKKGRITLATMRSDQLNDNLKALHQGLLMTDINQIKIFCYHYDRTFSGKLGFLLASIKALYLIARSDVFVIDDYFFPLYAIHKHEDNQVVQLWHAIGSLKKFGLSLPDANQSVMRPHTNYDWVLINAKTDQRAYLDAMAIDEAHVLAIGSPMVDDLLNRLPQCNSAVRRILYSPTYRPGAQGKQQVMNYVKNMIDACQQLTGQWEIYISLHPYLKLTAMALPKNVHIFQDAEKVKTLMPTVDLFITDYSSLSLTFSYFERPILLYTPDYDTYMQTSGFYVDYYQYLKAPYFNQATQVVNYINNKLDHMDLSYVRHLKQKTFPHQDGRNTGRVVQFVKKLTRENNK